Proteins from one Patescibacteria group bacterium genomic window:
- a CDS encoding CxxC-x17-CxxC domain-containing protein, with product MHQGKWTCSECGTEITELPFEPDGQRPIYCRQCHQKRRQNRGGGRGQF from the coding sequence ATGCACCAGGGCAAATGGACCTGCTCAGAATGCGGAACCGAGATTACCGAGCTTCCTTTTGAGCCGGATGGTCAACGCCCGATTTATTGTCGGCAATGCCATCAGAAACGTCGCCAAAATAGAGGCGGCGGACGCGGACAGTTTTAA
- a CDS encoding MFS transporter, which produces MKNKNKKIIYFLVFFLALSAAFPAYIRSSFLEEFAKAENVGFFFMAGAGLTLLLMNLVPLIIKRFTNFVFSLVILIIEIGSIFILINTQSKIVAFISFTVIYACVCLLTTSLDIFLERFTSNRNTGRVRSIYFTILDSAWVISPIIVGYIMGSDNYRLIYKITIFFLMAMFIIIFSQKKVLFTRKVHYDHHHSLKTLKTILKNSRLKDIFFISFVLEIFFSVVTIYMPLYLSQNLGYSWTVIGAIFTFMLLPFVIFQIPAGIFADRRQGERKMIFFGFLILSVSTLLFFFTGQANPIIWALILFLSRSGAALVQSMRESYFFKCVDVEDIDYINFFRNLKPLGFLFGSLIGIIVLNLLIIEYIFIILSIILFLSLIVVWQLKAPRDQYLHKKMPPLQKP; this is translated from the coding sequence ATGAAAAACAAAAATAAAAAAATTATATATTTTTTAGTTTTCTTCCTAGCCCTTTCAGCTGCTTTTCCCGCTTATATTAGATCCTCTTTTTTGGAAGAATTTGCTAAAGCCGAAAATGTCGGCTTTTTCTTTATGGCCGGCGCCGGTCTAACTTTGCTTTTGATGAATTTAGTGCCGTTAATAATAAAACGTTTCACTAATTTTGTTTTTTCTCTAGTTATTCTAATAATAGAAATTGGTTCAATATTTATACTTATCAACACTCAATCTAAAATCGTAGCTTTTATTTCCTTTACTGTTATTTATGCCTGTGTCTGTCTTTTAACCACCAGCTTAGACATATTTCTTGAACGTTTTACTTCTAATAGAAATACAGGTCGGGTACGCAGTATTTATTTTACTATACTTGATTCAGCCTGGGTTATTTCGCCAATAATTGTCGGTTATATTATGGGCTCTGATAATTACCGTTTAATTTATAAAATCACTATTTTCTTTCTGATGGCTATGTTTATTATCATTTTTTCTCAAAAAAAAGTTCTCTTCACCAGAAAGGTACATTACGATCACCATCATTCATTAAAAACTCTAAAGACAATTTTAAAAAACAGCCGGCTTAAAGACATATTTTTTATTTCTTTTGTATTAGAAATTTTCTTTTCTGTGGTCACTATTTATATGCCCCTATATCTTTCACAAAATCTGGGCTATAGCTGGACTGTTATTGGCGCCATCTTTACTTTTATGCTTTTACCCTTTGTTATATTTCAGATACCAGCCGGTATTTTTGCCGATCGCCGGCAAGGAGAAAGAAAAATGATTTTTTTCGGATTTTTAATTCTTTCTGTTTCAACTTTACTTTTCTTTTTTACCGGTCAGGCTAATCCTATAATATGGGCTTTAATACTTTTTCTAAGCCGCAGCGGAGCGGCTTTGGTCCAGTCAATGAGAGAGTCTTACTTTTTCAAATGTGTAGATGTCGAAGACATTGATTATATAAATTTTTTCCGCAATCTGAAGCCTTTGGGATTTCTTTTTGGTTCTCTTATTGGTATTATTGTATTAAATCTTCTAATAATTGAATACATTTTTATTATTCTTTCTATAATTCTTTTCTTAAGCCTGATAGTTGTTTGGCAGCTTAAAGCCCCTCGAGATCAGTATCTCCATAAAAAAATGCCTCCTCTTCAAAAACCTTAA
- a CDS encoding ABC transporter permease: MYKFLENIKLAIKAIWAKKTRSFLTMLGVIIGVFSIVLLIGIGQGVKSEVTGQIEDLGSNLLMVMPGSIGGGPLSSSGTFSEEDLEVIKKVEGIQYTVPMVVVPLPISSTPPTVPANQYSANTGSEQNLIEQSRDRVIAVGTTADLEKAFENSEMATGEHAGRMFNQQEYDDSSSVATLQSGATENLFPDKSVQDIIGQTIYIGKESFEIIGAQESVESEDLFGNSNMTNMIFIPMTAVEKISASINITQIVVIVKNVDNVDTIKEDIRQSLLQAHEGVEDFSITTQEEILDMFDQVLGVITAMLGGIAAISLLVGGIGVMNIMLVSVTERTREIGLRKAIGASGSDILVQFLVEAMFLTFLGGTIGVGLAFLGAGIMEVQFGLSPEINLQSVLLAYAFTALVGIFFGVAPAIRASRLDPIDALRYE, encoded by the coding sequence ATGTATAAATTTTTAGAAAATATTAAATTGGCTATCAAGGCTATTTGGGCCAAAAAGACCCGTTCATTTTTGACTATGCTCGGGGTCATTATTGGTGTTTTTTCCATTGTTTTGCTAATCGGCATCGGTCAGGGAGTCAAAAGCGAAGTCACCGGACAAATAGAAGACCTAGGTTCAAATCTTCTTATGGTAATGCCTGGCTCTATTGGCGGCGGGCCCTTGTCAAGCTCCGGCACTTTTTCTGAAGAAGACTTAGAAGTTATAAAAAAGGTTGAAGGTATTCAATACACGGTACCGATGGTAGTGGTGCCTTTGCCAATTTCCAGTACTCCACCAACAGTGCCGGCCAATCAATACTCAGCTAACACCGGTTCTGAACAAAACTTAATTGAACAATCCAGAGATCGGGTTATTGCTGTTGGTACTACCGCTGATTTGGAAAAGGCCTTTGAAAATTCAGAGATGGCCACCGGCGAACACGCTGGCCGAATGTTTAACCAGCAAGAATATGATGACTCCTCATCAGTGGCTACTCTCCAATCAGGAGCCACCGAAAATCTTTTCCCAGACAAATCAGTCCAAGATATTATTGGCCAAACTATTTACATTGGCAAAGAGAGCTTTGAAATAATCGGCGCTCAAGAGTCAGTTGAATCAGAAGATCTTTTTGGAAACTCTAACATGACTAATATGATTTTTATACCGATGACCGCCGTGGAAAAAATTAGCGCTTCCATTAATATTACCCAGATAGTAGTGATCGTAAAAAACGTGGACAATGTTGACACGATCAAAGAAGATATCCGCCAGTCCTTACTGCAAGCTCATGAAGGAGTGGAAGATTTTTCGATTACCACTCAGGAAGAAATTTTGGATATGTTTGACCAGGTCTTGGGAGTGATTACTGCCATGCTGGGGGGTATTGCCGCTATTTCGCTTTTGGTTGGCGGTATTGGCGTCATGAATATTATGTTGGTTTCAGTGACCGAAAGAACCCGGGAAATAGGACTACGTAAAGCGATTGGTGCTTCCGGCAGTGATATTCTAGTCCAATTCTTGGTCGAAGCCATGTTTCTAACTTTTTTGGGCGGTACTATTGGAGTCGGTCTGGCTTTCTTGGGCGCTGGCATTATGGAGGTCCAATTCGGTCTATCCCCAGAGATTAATTTACAATCAGTCCTTTTGGCCTATGCTTTTACTGCTTTGGTCGGTATTTTCTTTGGCGTGGCTCCGGCTATTCGCGCTTCCCGGCTCGATCCGATTGACGCTTTGAGATACGAATAA
- a CDS encoding ABC transporter ATP-binding protein, producing MSLIELENIKKLYFERKSNQFAALNGVSLKVAKGEMLAVMGVSGSGKSTLMNIIGCLDKPTSGVYKFEEKEIENLGKAQLVKIRRNKIGFIFQNFNILPRMPAVSNVELPLVYRGIRPQERRAKAKKMMEKVGLGDKVRHKPNMLSGGELQRVAIARALVNDPAIILADEPTGNLDSKSGQQIMNILEELNQQGTTILIVTHDKEIASQAQKIIKIKDGQIV from the coding sequence ATGTCTTTAATAGAACTAGAAAACATCAAAAAATTATATTTTGAAAGAAAATCCAATCAATTTGCCGCTTTAAACGGGGTTTCTTTAAAAGTGGCCAAAGGCGAAATGCTGGCGGTGATGGGTGTTTCCGGTTCTGGTAAATCCACTTTGATGAATATTATCGGCTGTCTGGACAAGCCTACTTCGGGAGTTTATAAATTTGAAGAAAAGGAAATAGAAAATTTGGGCAAGGCTCAATTAGTAAAAATACGGCGTAATAAAATCGGTTTTATTTTTCAAAACTTTAATATCCTTCCCCGCATGCCAGCTGTTAGCAACGTAGAACTGCCTTTGGTTTATCGTGGCATCAGACCCCAGGAAAGAAGAGCTAAGGCTAAAAAAATGATGGAAAAAGTCGGTTTGGGCGACAAGGTTAGGCATAAGCCAAACATGCTATCCGGCGGGGAACTGCAGCGAGTGGCTATTGCCCGCGCTCTAGTTAATGATCCGGCTATTATTTTAGCTGATGAGCCCACCGGTAATTTGGACTCAAAAAGCGGCCAGCAAATAATGAATATTCTAGAAGAACTAAACCAGCAGGGCACTACCATTTTAATTGTTACTCATGATAAAGAAATTGCTAGTCAAGCTCAAAAAATAATTAAAATAAAAGACGGACAGATAGTCTAA